The region gaaatacttaaaataatatttaaaaaataatttttcaaactaaattttttttataaattttttttataaaatatataacattataaaaataatttaaaaaaaaaataaaacaaacaagCTTTATATCGGACTTGCAAATTGCTTTTTTTAGAAGAAAGAGAGATAAGTGGTAGTATTCTAATTATGGTTGTGCATGGTTTTAAAATCAAAAACCATATTTTCTCAAAACTGGTTTTAGCTAAACCATTTTTTTACTTTATCCGGTTTTAATAGAACCGGGTTTTTTGTTAACCAATTTTAGCATGAGGTTTTGGGAACTGCATTTAAAGTTCCAAGCTTTGACGTACCAAAATCAGCAAAAGTGATTTATGATCTTCATCTAAAAGTATATTTTCTATCTTCATCTGAAGATGCAAAATTCTAAATCTACAATCATTATGAACATAACTCAATGCTTTAGAAACATCAATAGCAATATTGTACTAAACAACCAAAACTATGTGTCCTTAATTCCCTCCTATAAAAGAGAAGTGgaaaaaaagtaaaatgaaaatTCATTACATCAAAAGAGTATGTAAGACTTATTTAGAAAATGAGAAGAATAACTAATTAGTGTAACCAACTAGTATATCTGAATTTGACATCTAACAATTTGTTCCTACTTCATGGTCTAGAGTTTCACTTCACTCCAAAACTCCAGAGATAGCAGATGATGAAGACTTAGAATAACGTTCAAGCAATGACAATACCTTAGCAGCTTTCCTTCTAAGGTGACCATCTCCATATATATTATTTCCAGTCAAGCAAACTAGCCGCGATCTCGCCGTCATTCCGTAGTATTCCACCATTTCCTTTGACACAAAAACCTTCTCCAAAAGTCCTAAAGCTTCCGCCTTAAGTGACTCGCTGCCCCAATTCAAAATCTCCAATAAAGGCCTCATTGCATTCGACTCATGCAACAAACGAGCGCCTCGATGGGGAAACTCCTCCAAAACCAATGTAGAAAGTGTTTGTATCGCTTCAAAAGCAGTTGCATGAACCTCTCCTTGTAACAGCTTTATCAAACCAGGTAAAGCGTCTGCTTCCAGAAGACAGAATGTGGTTGTCGCGCTGCATACGCTATCGTGCGCTGCGCATAGAGGAACGCGCGATGGTCTGCAAAACCAGCATCCGGTTGGTTTTGAAGCAACTGTTAGCTTTGGTGTGCTCATTGAAAGATCGCTGATGAAAGCTGCTGCTATTGCCTTTGCAGTGATTGAACCGGTGTTGAGAAAGTTTACAAGCAAAGGATATATTCCGCGTTTAACTAAGTCGCGCTGTGACTCAATATTTGTAGGATCCGTGAACCTGAAGAGTGCGCTGAGAGCGTGTTCTTTTGCCTCCATTTTGCCGGTCTTTAAAATGCTTATGATAGCGTCAAGTCCTCCCATTTCAATCAACTTTGAGGTTAGTTCTCGTTCTGATTTCGGTAGGTTGGCTAGTAAACCGGCTGCAGCCATTTGCACGTTATCGTTGTTATCGTTCTCAAGAAATCCAATCAAAGCTTCTAGCCTCCTAGGCTTGAAGAGGTATTCAACAACTCCTTCTGGTTCATGCTGAGAGAAAAGAAAGAGCAGGTTTATCGCAGTCTCTCGGATTTCTGAGTCAGAATCATCAAGAAGTGGAAGAATTAGAGATACACCATTGGCTGCAAGAACCGCTTTCTTCACTAAACCTGTCTCAAATTTGCAAATGCCAAGGAGAGCGCGTAGCGTAGGCTTTCGGAGGTTGTGGCCTGAATTCGTAGTCTGTTGCAAATGTAGCAAATTGGTGATGATGGAATCTAACTCAAGTTGTTTCCCTTCTCCATCAACAAAGAAATCAATTCCATCATCGGAAGAAGAAAGTTTCTCAAGAATTTCGGAGCATTTTATGGTAATGAAAGCCCTTGTCCGAGGAGAGAACATTAATTCTAGAATAAGAGGAACACCTCCAGATGAAGCGATAATTCCCTTGTTGGCATGAAATCCGGCTAATTTAACAAGAGCCGATAACGACAGGTCTTTCAATTCGATACTTCCAGACACCATTTCGATCAAAGGAGGTATAACTCCTTCCTTGCCGAGTTCTATCAAGTTTAAATCATCCAACTCCAAATTAACTATCGCTTTTGCCATCGACATTCTTGAATCAGGTTCTGCAAAGAGAACAAAAAGAAGTATAGTTAACATTCATCTCATCACAATAAATATACTGCAACTAGAAAACATTCCACCTTCTTACCTAGAATCATACGATCCGCTAGTGGCTTATGCCAGCCACAACTAGCAGCAGTGACAATGCTGCTTTCGTTTATTTCAAAAAGCTCCTTTAAAATCTTCTGCGCAACCTCGGCTGAATCATTTCCAGAGTCCTTTACAAGAGTTACAAGGAAGGGAACTGCGGTGTCATTCTCAGAAAGTTTTTTGCAAAAACATTGATTCCAACCAGATCGGTCTTGAAGCAACTCGTATAACAAATCAATTGCCGCCTTTGAAATGTTAGATTCGCTTTCTAAGCACGCAATGATGTGATCCCATCCTTCTGATTCAGCCAATTTCTCCTATAACATTTTGAACTTATATTAGTCTTCGCGTCACGTGTTTGACATATTCTAGTAGTATTGcaagaaagaaagaaaaaaaacatgTTTAATTACCTTGTTTCTTGCATGACCCTCTACAGCATCTTTCAAAGTGATCAAAATCTTCATCTTCACTTCTCTGTCATTAGATTTCCCAAGGATCGAGATAACATTATCAGTAAGTTCTCCAATAGAGATCCAATCCTTGTTAATAGAATTCTCAGCTATTAGAGCCTGCATTTGGCTCAAGGACTCTTGCAGATTAGAATTCGATAACAAATTCTCCCTGATAGACCTTATCAGAAGGCAATAATTAAGTTCTGTCCACTCTTCGATCGATTGTCTTATCGGAATATTAGACTTCAAGCTAGTATCTTCAATAACCTCTTTTGTTTTTGGATCCGTCCTGTTTCCGTCGTAAAACCAACCTTCAATCGCTGATCTCTCACATGTTGTACCTGTGTTAAGGCTAACAGGATCAACCATAACCGCTCCAGTTATACAGCAAATGAACGAATTAAGCGGTTGGATATATTTCTCCCTCGAATCATATCTTTCTATCACTTGAACCCTTTCAAAGTATTGATTCTTAACCTCTTCGTAATCTCTAGCCGCGTCAGCTCTTGAGAGCAACTTAATGATCTGCTCCAAGATAACAAATTCTGCCTTTTCTTTCCTATCAGCAGCCTCTTCTTTTTCCTTCCTAAAGCTCGCCAACTCTTTTCCTATCTCGGACGGTTCCATGGGAACTCCAACCGCCATTGCAATCTCCTCGAGTATATCATTCGCGAAAGCCTGATCTTGCTTCTGATCTCTTAAACCTTGGTTCAACTTATCAACAATCTCAAGCTGAGATTGCGAAGCCTCGAACTCAACTCTTTGCATCTCATCTTGTAGCTTATCAACCTGATCAGAAATCCTCGACAGCACTTCAGTATTCGCAATCGACAGTGCAGCTAAAGACTTTCCAATATCCCTTGTAACTTGTTCAACTTCCTCAACTATCGAACGACACTTAAAGAGTAAGTAGAACCGGCCGCGATTCTTATATTTCTCGACCAAAGTATTGGCTCTTTTAACATCTGCTTCGAGGGACTCTAGACCAAATCTTGCAGGTTGAGAATCATTCAATTCCTGACGCTGTAACTCCTTTAATACTGGCTCGATATCGAATAGATATTTCGAAAGTGCCTTGAAACTCTCTTTACCGATAAGAACATCAGCTGCAGCATGAGCTGTTCTCAAAACTTGGTTTGTTACAACAGTTAGAATTGTACCTATTGGTATGAGTTCCAATCCTACCATTGTGTGAGGATAATAATTGGAAGAAGAGAGTGGTGGAGTTACCTTATAGAAGTTCCAAACCTGGGAGAGAATGTAGAACTAAGAAGAAGAGGTGGTTGTGAATGTTAATTTGGGAAGAGAAGACTTGAGCAAAAGACTTGGAAATTATGTAGCATTTTCTGATATTTGTGTGTTTAATTTAAGAGGTGAAGAATAGACTATAGTATTTTTGTTGAGTATGCATCGGTTTCAATTATTTAATGTTATATAACTTTTTTCAATTTGTAAGGAGGGTTTTACACGGTTTGAAGAAGGTTCAGACCAATCAGTGACACACATTTTCCTTTCCTCCCATTTTTAATGGGTCCATGAAACGTTGACACTTGGACTAGGAGCATTACCCTCGTAATTAAACCTGAAAATTCCCATATTTTCATATTATCAAAATTGTTTTTAACTAAAATTTGAATGaaatttataatttaaaatttttaGTTGGAAAAATTGAAATTTCCTGTACGAATAAAATTTCTCGTATACCGGAAATTTTAAATTgttttatatattttaaataattttgaaaatttattaattgatatcaaaaatttaaaaaaaattcaatagtgttatttatttaaaattttaaacaCTTAAGATTTTATCGACAATTTTGGATGGTCCAGAGTAAAAACAAATTTGTATAAATAGGGGGGTCACCTGCTGTTTGATAAAAACATCTCAAATTTCAAAGCAAATTTGTGCAGTACAATGAGTAAGAAAAAACTATCATCAATATTTCTTTAGCCATGAATGAGTTGTTTCGTGCTTTACATTGTAATCATGCAAAAGAAATGTAAAACACCCTTCAAATTACATATGAAGGTACAACTGAGGTAAATTTTGAAATCAAAGTCGGCAACCTACACTACCACAAAAAACACTTTTTACCACGGTTAGAAATGGGTATTAACCTCAGTTTCATATGCGAGGTAACAAAGGGCATCATAAAATATGCGCTTTTTTTTACCTTGGTTGAGGTTCCACCAAGGGGGAAGATTTAATGGTCATGAGTTTGATCCCCAACCATTGCAATTTTATCATTTTCATAACTAGATTGCACGCCTCACATTTTCTCTAAGTTTTAGGAAAAACCAAGGTAATAGAGTCAGACTTATTACCTTGGTTTAACATAATAAGCGAGGGAAAAAATTTGTTAtttttttctatatttttattttaacctaTATTACAGAATCTTTTTTGCCAAATTTTGAAACAGAAATATTGTACTTTTTGCCCATTTCTGAAACATAAACATtctaccaaaaatattcattGTTTAGATCAAATGCGGAGATAAAAGGAACACACCTTATGATTTTACAACAAAATTAAACAAATGATTAAACAACAAAAGTAAAAACAACAATGCAAATTATTGATCGGCTGCCCAAAAGTTTTCTTCTATGATTTGTAACCAGTCGTTAGGTACCTATAATTTGAACAATATTTGAAACCATTTTAGTttaatcaacaacaacaatattaaatATTTAAACCATTGAtctcaacaacaataacaacaacaacaatattcaAACTTCAATATCAACAACATACATCAATAACTAGAATTATAATAAATAATTTACAATCATGTGAATGTCACAAAGAATAACACTTACTTAAAGGGTTTTTAATCTTACGACTTTTACTTCTAAAAACATGCAACATATGGTATCCTTCGACATCTCTAcatatttgaaaaaaataaatattagTAAAAAGAAGACAAATGTAGAATGAATAAATATATAGTACTAAGTCATATAAAATATTTACTTACTAGTTTTCTCATATCCCCTCTTGATGATCATGACGAAGAGCATGCATATCATCTGAATCATTTTCTTTAGATGAGAGACGTACATGTGTTGCAAAAAAATTGATCTCAAAATTTAAATCTTTATTATCATCACTATTAGGAATATGTTTTCCTTGTAGAATAATTGACCATCCCGTGTTAGAAGGATCAGTGACATACAAAACTTGCTTTGATTGGGATACCATAATGAATGGTTTGTTCATATCAGTTGTCTTTCGAAAATCAACCAGTGTGAATCCTAATTCATCGGTTTTTACACTAGTGTTACTAATCCACTTGCACTTAAATAAATGCACTTTAAAAGTAGGTGATCcgttgtcgcacacgggtcaaaaacaagtttaaaagtgtagtaaacTAGAAGCGACACTCAAATATCTCACAAAGACTCTTGAATGTTGTAACCAAACGAATGAAAATAAGGGGGTTTTTAAGGTTCTgaacttaaatcgaagatgattaaaggtaaaaaCAAAATTGATATGCGAGGTAATATACTGTATCGTTTCCAACTTATCACCGActcttataatttcaattccctagcggattcgatcccattcgattacaataccccCTGACAAGCGCAATTGGTATCATATGATGTATGTTTCTAATTTTCGAATTCAAAaaacggatttaagcagacgcgaattaagcCAACGCGACTAGATCAAACATGATAACAAAAAAGttacgctaacgtgattatagttaaggatcatacaaacaatcgaatttaatcaactttatcctataagaaacaatcgaattaagcaaacgaaagtaatcgaattaagcaaacgagtttataggaagaattgaaaagaaatcgaaattaaattgaaattaataaaaacctcaaagtggaattcgaatacagCAGACCAACTCTCTGGGAATTAGCTTTCCATGGTATTCGTATGCCCTATTATCTATTTCATGAATAATGAATGATAAATCCTAAAACTACTAAGTTGTTTAAGTAAAGCAAGGGAATTCGGGCCTAATAGTAACCGACCTGAAAAAATACAAAATCGGCCAAAAAATTAAGTATTTTCTTAAGTCTGAAACTAAAACGAATTATTAGACCCTTCTTCATTCTGGGTCAGTTTCtgacttcaacatgaaatttTTGTCTTATCCTCTCAGTtttccaacgcatattagaacgCATCAATTCGATCCTCGTAGCTCAAGTTATAATCTACATAGTAATAAGGTATCAAATAATtgtttatgctgaaaataaagtacaaaaataaaataaagacaaaaataaacttaaatataaaaacacactaaaatagtaaaaataatagaataaactatagagTTGCCTAAACAGAATAGTAGAAGAATGTGCAttaaaatgcactgatcaaattccctCACACTTGGACTTATGCACTCCGTgcaaaattataaattcaaaacttaaaacagaaaaacaagagcaaaacaaaacatgcaattccTAAGGTTCTCAGGATACAAAGTGCAAGCAAAATTCTAAGTCTAAGTTTCAAGAAAATTACATTATTAAGTAACTCTTTTGTGACATTCAAAGAGTACATCAAAAACAGCAAGATCATCACAAGataaaattcactcaactctcaagtgtttaggttGATTGTTTACACTTAAAGCACAACATGAAAATTAGcactaccataagcttgaaaagactctaacatccatAATTGAATTACATATACAtaaagatcaaaaggacttttattaGGTTGTAACTTGGTCAGGATAtgggtgagataaatcctaaggggtactaggctaaGATTCAAAGGAAGAAAAGAAACATGAAAGAACTTGCGGGAGTTGAACTACATTCATCCACTTTCAAACAACAACTTTCCGctatttttcttctcttttatctttttttttcttttttttctttttttttctttttcaaaagGAATATGTAATGACATCCTTCTTTGCTTTTTCCACTTTTTTTTCTATTTGTTTATTATTTTCtacatatatatattttttcattttctacCAACTTTTGAATGAAATATCACAACTATAGTTATTCAAtcccacacaactccaaacaagactctttcaaccctaTGAATGGGCGATAacattgtttttcattttcagGCTTGTAATGAGTTTAAACAAAGAATaggataataggctcaagggATTTTCAAACAAAGGATGATATTATTTAGGCTTGACTTTTTGGATAAGTGGCtaaaagtaaaacaaaacaagttgtctttatcatatcagtgtgcacaagtaatCAACAGTTTTAGAAAGAGTaaattcaagttctagagactaacaaacatgagtgaaatcacacaagaaagaaagagatggatttttaAATGTTATCCATTAAAAGACTCAAAATatcacaaggttaattgatctaccacaaatgatatacaatttagagtttagtcctaCATATCATACTAAGAATTCACAAAAAGAATCAATCACATCACACCACAATTCTTTAATCAAGAGAACAAAAAAAATACTCAcaattgtaactcaaaaaccacaagaaaaacatgcatttttttcatgtaagaaaacaaaaaaaaacaaagaaagtgaatgaaataaaacaaagtaaatggttatctcccccacacttaaaacataaaataagagtgagagaaaggaaagaatACACTCGGggagtcaaggcggataaatgatcgcataagcagcctttcccaaagagagctcttctacagtctctccttccaaagtggggctctcatggagtagctttggaTAGTGTCGgttgaccttgaaattttgattaatgtctttgccttgtattccaggatcaaagaatgatcttcgataagtaaaagtgttgaatgggcatgtgaaagtgatctccttttttACAATATCAAAAATCAAAGGATTACGGGGttgcctcactacttttgttcCATCTTTAAGTGAGATTATATGCATAAATATGGATGGGATAATATCATGAGTGTTAGCTAAGATCCATCCAATTCCTTTTTTATGTTCTCacttaagttgaagctttgatgaataatataaaTCCTCATGAAGTGTTTTAGGCTCTAAAGGTGGTTGTTCAATGGAATGTATGTTTGGGGCAGTTgggatgtcaagagcttcagctatataaacaacttcatttacactgtcaccctgcaaggaagcatcaatctcagcacaaacaacacaaaggttagtgttagtacattcataacatgagtaaatatcatcaaaaccagaaAGATTTGGAAAATAAactgaaaacaaatcagaataagcttcatcaacaaaCTTCAGAAAGAAACTCtctttgaaaaacagaatgctcttcctcgtcaatcttATTATTTTTTAGTACTCTTTGTGGGAAAGGTATTGGTGGTACATACTATTTTTTAGCCTCAATAACAATAGAAGGTTCAGATTTATTTTCAGGTGTTCCACtaacaaattttttatttttttctagGGGTTTGTTCTACAACTTTTCGGTcctcaaggaaattgcactcacattagagCCTTTTGGATTATGTACTGTTTAGGCAGgtagttggtttgatccttgagctttTTGCATAACATTCATTAAAGTGGcaagttgtccaatttgtgtttgcaaagtctgaataTTAGAATTTGTTCGCTGCTGAAATTGGA is a window of Lathyrus oleraceus cultivar Zhongwan6 chromosome 6, CAAS_Psat_ZW6_1.0, whole genome shotgun sequence DNA encoding:
- the LOC127092390 gene encoding U-box domain-containing protein 44; this encodes MVGLELIPIGTILTVVTNQVLRTAHAAADVLIGKESFKALSKYLFDIEPVLKELQRQELNDSQPARFGLESLEADVKRANTLVEKYKNRGRFYLLFKCRSIVEEVEQVTRDIGKSLAALSIANTEVLSRISDQVDKLQDEMQRVEFEASQSQLEIVDKLNQGLRDQKQDQAFANDILEEIAMAVGVPMEPSEIGKELASFRKEKEEAADRKEKAEFVILEQIIKLLSRADAARDYEEVKNQYFERVQVIERYDSREKYIQPLNSFICCITGAVMVDPVSLNTGTTCERSAIEGWFYDGNRTDPKTKEVIEDTSLKSNIPIRQSIEEWTELNYCLLIRSIRENLLSNSNLQESLSQMQALIAENSINKDWISIGELTDNVISILGKSNDREVKMKILITLKDAVEGHARNKEKLAESEGWDHIIACLESESNISKAAIDLLYELLQDRSGWNQCFCKKLSENDTAVPFLVTLVKDSGNDSAEVAQKILKELFEINESSIVTAASCGWHKPLADRMILEPDSRMSMAKAIVNLELDDLNLIELGKEGVIPPLIEMVSGSIELKDLSLSALVKLAGFHANKGIIASSGGVPLILELMFSPRTRAFITIKCSEILEKLSSSDDGIDFFVDGEGKQLELDSIITNLLHLQQTTNSGHNLRKPTLRALLGICKFETGLVKKAVLAANGVSLILPLLDDSDSEIRETAINLLFLFSQHEPEGVVEYLFKPRRLEALIGFLENDNNDNVQMAAAGLLANLPKSERELTSKLIEMGGLDAIISILKTGKMEAKEHALSALFRFTDPTNIESQRDLVKRGIYPLLVNFLNTGSITAKAIAAAFISDLSMSTPKLTVASKPTGCWFCRPSRVPLCAAHDSVCSATTTFCLLEADALPGLIKLLQGEVHATAFEAIQTLSTLVLEEFPHRGARLLHESNAMRPLLEILNWGSESLKAEALGLLEKVFVSKEMVEYYGMTARSRLVCLTGNNIYGDGHLRRKAAKVLSLLERYSKSSSSAISGVLE